One window from the genome of Crassostrea angulata isolate pt1a10 chromosome 2, ASM2561291v2, whole genome shotgun sequence encodes:
- the LOC128171821 gene encoding uncharacterized protein LOC128171821, protein MDKIISEGYAQQVPSENLQQNDGRVWYLPHHGVFHPKKNKLRVVFDCAAKFKGTSLNDQLLQGPNLTNTLIGTLIRFREDEIAVMGDIDSMFYQVRVPLQDASFLRFLWWKDGDPSKSVTEYQMVVHLFGATSSPSCANFCLRKTAQDWKGYFSEETVNTVLKNFYVDDCLKSVKSVNEAVILVKDLQRLLDKGGFHISKWISNSRDVMNSIPVSERAKEVKTLDLDRDTLPIERALGVQWCVESDFFNFKLELNKQPLTRRGILSMVSSVYDPLGFLAPFVLKAKCILQELCKMQLGWDDRIPDDLVIQWNHWYQDLQKLEDFKVNRCIKPFGFDPVITQLHHFSDASETGYGTVSYLLLENTDGERHCSFIMGKSRVTPLKQTTIPRLELTAATIAVKTNKMLLTELDMPIDRVIFWTDSMAVLRYIQNRTARFHTFVANRLAVIHEGSQPSNWRYINTKVNPADYASRGISANSLIMQENWIKAPSFLLEPEDQWPKHPMEIADTELLDNDPEVKRVTIRAVIAEQQNSDNSTECVNKLIQHYSSWYLLKRTVAWILKVRKELIRRVNMKRLNSSPILQESYDKSVLSHQDLKEAEKSILKFVQQQEFDTEINALASGNSHVNRRSRIRNLDPFLDDGILRVGGRLHQSSIPAEMKHPVILSKDHHVSTIILRQIHQELMHSGRNHMLAKLREKYWIIHAPSAIRKLISRCVTCRRFKSKVEEQKMANLPKDRIVPDEPPFSRVGVDYFGPFEVKQKRSRVKRYGVIFTCLASRAVHLEVAASLDTDSYINALRRFIARRGQVKKIRSDNGTNFVGAERELTRSIQEWNQHQIQKSMLQKNVDWQFNPPAGSHHGGVWERIIRIIRKAMNSVVREQTLDDEGLNTLMCEIEYMINDRPITKNTDHHSDLEPLTPNHLLLMKRKPNLPPGVFDKDDIYHRRRWRQVQYMANLFWHRWVREYLPLLQERQKWHEIKRNLQIGDVVLIVDSNSPRNSWPMGIICETIPDCNGLVRQVKVKTATNILIRPVDKLCRILEGDC, encoded by the coding sequence ATGGACAAAATTATCAGTGAAGGTTACGCACAACAAGTTCCTAGTGAGAACCTACAACAAAACGATGGACGTGTGTGGTATTTGCCACATCATGGTGTATTTCATCCCAAGAAGAATAAACTGCGCGTTGTATTCGATTGTGCAGCCAAGTTCAAAGGAACTTCACTAAATGATCAGTTGTTACAAGGCCCTAACTTGACAAACACACTTATTGGAACTCTGATCAGATTTCGGGAAGATGAGATAGCTGTAATGGGTGATATTGACAGCATGTTCTACCAAGTGCGTGTACCTCTCCAGGATGCTTCATTTCTTCGATTCCTATGGTGGAAAGATGGAGATCCTTCGAAAAGTGTAACTGAATACCAAATGGTTGTGCATTTGTTTGGTGCAACATCTTCACCTAGTTGTGCCAATTTTTGTCTTCGAAAAACAGCTCAGGATTGGAAAGGATATTTCAGTGAAGAGACTGTTAACACCGTTCTCAAAAACTTCTACGTAGATGATTGTCTTAAATCTGTCAAATCTGTGAACGAGGCTGTAATATTAGTGAAAGACTTACAAAGACTTTTAGACAAAGGTGGTTTTCACATTTCAAAGTGGATAAGCAACAGTCGAGATGTCATGAACTCAATACCTGTGTCAGAGAGAGCTAAAGAAGTTAAGACTTTAGATCTAGATCGTGATACTTTGCCGATTGAAAGAGCCCTTGGAGTCCAGTGGTGCGTCGAGTCTGATTTCTTCAACTTCAAGCTGGAATTGAACAAACAACCGCTTACCAGACGAGGAATTCTGTCGATGGTCAGTAGTGTATATGACCCATTAGGATTTTTGGCTCCATTTGTACTCAAGGCCAAATGTATCCTTCAAGAACTTTGCAAGATGCAATTAGGATGGGACGATAGAATTCCAGATGACCTCGTAATTCAGTGGAATCATTGGTACCAGGACCTCCAGAAACTAGAAGACTTCAAAGTGAACAGGTGTATCAAGCCCTTTGGATTCGATCCAGTCATTACACAGTTACATCACTTCTCTGACGCAAGCGAAACAGGGTATGGCACAGTGTCCTACTTACTACTGGAGAATACAGACGGAGAACGTCATTGTTCTTTCATCATGGGAAAATCTCGTGTTACACCACTCAAACAGACAACCATTCCAAGACTGGAGTTGACGGCAGCTACAATAGCCGTCAAAACCAACAAGATGTTACTGACCGAGCTAGACATGCCCATCGATCGCGTTATATTCTGGACCGACAGTATGGCAGTATTACGTTATATTCAGAACAGAACGGCAAGATTTCATACTTTCGTAGCTAACAGACTAGCAGTGATACATGAAGGATCGCAGCCAAGCAATTGGAGATACATTAACACGAAAGTTAACCCAGCTGATTACGCATCAAGAGGTATATCGGCCAACAGCCTTATCATGCAAGAAAACTGGATCAAGGCCCCTAGTTTTTTATTGGAACCAGAGGATCAGTGGCCCAAACATCCAATGGAGATCGCTGATACAGAATTATTGGACAATGACCCAGAGGTGAAAAGAGTTACCATCAGAGCAGTCATCGCAGAACAACAGAATTCAGACAATTCTACAGAGTGTGTTAATAAGTTGATTCAACATTATTCTTCGTGGTACTTGTTGAAACGAACAGTGGCATGGATTTTGAAAGTGCGGAAAGAATTGATAAGGCGTGTGAACATGAAAAGACTCAATTCTAGTCCAATATTACAAGAATCATATGATAAGAGTGTTCTCTCGCACCAAGACCTTAAAGAGGCAGAGAAGTCAATACTGAAATTTGTTCAACAGCAAGAATTTGACACAGAAATCAATGCTCTTGCATCAGGAAACTCTCATGTGAATCGTAGAAGTCGAATCAGGAACTTGGATCCATTTTTGGATGATGGAATCTTACGTGTCGGCGGTCGACTACACCAGTCAAGTATTCCAGCAGAGATGAAACATCCAGTTATTCTATCCAAAGATCATCATGTGTCAACAATCATTCTTAGACAAATTCACCAAGAACTGATGCATAGTGGTAGAAACCATATGTTGGCAAAGTTAAGAGAAAAGTATTGGATTATTCATGCTCCGTCAGCTATCAGGAAGCTGATATCAAGATGTGTTACATGTAGACGATTCAAGTCGAAAGTTGAAGAGCAGAAGATGGCAAATCTACCAAAGGATCGTATCGTTCCAGATGAACCACCATTTAGCAGAGTAGGAGTCGATTACTTTGGACCGTTCGAAGTAAAACAAAAGAGAAGTCGTGTGAAACGTTATGGCGTTATATTCACCTGCTTGGCAAGTCGAGCTGTACATTTGGAAGTAGCAGCTTCATTGGACACTGATTCTTACATAAATGCCTTGCGTCGCTTTATTGCCAGAAGGGGACAAGTTAAGAAGATACGTTCTGATAATGGAACTAATTTTGTTGGTGCCGAACGTGAACTTACCCGATCCATACAGGAATGGAATCAACACCAGATTCAAAAGTCAATGTTACAGAAGAATGTAGACTGGCAGTTTAACCCACCAGCTGGATCACATCATGGTGGAGTGTGGGAAAGAATCATTCGAATTATTCGCAAGGCCATGAACAGCGTTGTAAGGGAACAGACCTTGGACGACGAAGGACTTAATACCCTGATGTGTGAAATCGAATATATGATCAACGATCGACCAATCACAAAGAATACAGATCACCACTCTGATTTGGAACCACTTACACCAAACCATTTGCTCTTAATGAAGCGGAAACCGAACCTGCCTCCGGGAGTTTTTGATAAGGACGACATCTATCACAGGAGAAGGTGGAGACAAGTTCAATATATGGCAAACCTGTTTTGGCATAGATGGGTACGGGAATACCTACCGCTTTTACAAGAAAGACAGAAGTGGCACGAAATCAAACGGAACTTGCAAATTGGTGATGTTGTGTTAATAGTCGATTCTAATTCTCCGAGAAATTCGTGGCCTATGGGCATTATTTGTGAAACTATCCCGGACTGCAACGGACTTGTGCGACAAGTTAAAGTTAAAACTGCGACAAATATTCTGATCCGCCCCGTTGATAAACTCTGCCGGATTCTAGAAGGAGATTGTTAG